One segment of Candidatus Zixiibacteriota bacterium DNA contains the following:
- a CDS encoding DNA polymerase III subunit alpha yields the protein MTAEFVHLHNHTQYSLLDGACRIDEFVKLAATMGFHALAITDHGNLFGAIEFYKKAKAAKIKPIIGCEMYVAPRSREFKQPVAGYPDGGNHLLLLAKNNTGYQNLIQLSTIGYLEGFYHRPRVDKEALRKHADGLICTSACLQGEVSFHLRNNNHEEAKRAAFEFADIFGKENFYIEVQDHTIADEDRVRPFLLKLAKESGFQLVATNDCHYLQREHADAHDVLLCIQTGKQLNDNDRMRYTTDQLYVKSVDEMKERFGKYPNAIENTLKIAEECNVEIELGKNHLPAFPLPQEHQSADEYLTELAEAGLAKRYAEITPQLRARLEYELGVIKQMGYAGYFLIVQDFTRKARELGVSVGPGRGSAAGSIVSYVLGITNIDPVKYDLLFERFLNPERISMPDIDIDFSDRGRDKIIKYVIDKYGQENVGQIITFGTMAARGVVRDVGRTLGIPYGEVDKIAKLIPFALDMTIEKALNLEPQLTELANADARIAKLLEHSKVLEGLTRHASTHAAGVVIAPSRLTDYVPLHKGSKDEITTQWDMKAVEEIGLLKMDFLGLRTLTVIDDTLTLVKRNRDIDIDIDSIPLDDAQVYKLFGAGHTIGIFQFESSGMRDYLRKLKPENLNDLAAMNALYRPGPLKGGVVDLYIDRKHGREKVEYEHPLLESILKDTYGVIVFQEQAIKIASEMAGYSLGKADILRKAMGKKNAELMRAQKEEFTAGSQQRGIDKPTAEKVFDLIEKFAGYGFNKSHSVGYALLAYQTAYLKTHFPHEFMAAGMTSEMDSTERIIVLMEECRRMGIQVLPPDVNESELAFNVVADKVRFALTAVKNVGQGAVEAILKARAEGGKFTTIFDLCARVELTALNRRTIESLITAGALDSLAGSRAQKFEAVEQALSFGQSIQRKEAINQSDLFGSGINDTTIQEPLLPRLDEWNRATLLQKEKEALGFYVSGHPLENYRVELTAFATVNSDEIGDKADGGDVSLGGIVQALKINYDKQGRQMAFITLEDFFGVIEVIAFADLFEKSRQLVHVDARLLCRGRVSTRENEKPKLIASEIVNLEGLFNQRPAVLELFVNGNANDKLLNDINLIFTKYPGPVKVQIFLMSGEQLFTLTPKRLKIMPEAPMMEALEQLVGRENISFRKSG from the coding sequence ATGACAGCGGAATTTGTTCATCTTCATAACCACACCCAGTACTCGCTCCTCGACGGCGCCTGCCGCATCGACGAGTTCGTCAAACTGGCCGCAACCATGGGCTTTCACGCCCTGGCCATCACCGACCACGGCAATCTGTTCGGCGCGATCGAATTCTATAAGAAAGCCAAAGCCGCCAAAATCAAGCCGATCATCGGCTGCGAAATGTACGTCGCGCCGCGCTCGCGCGAATTCAAACAACCTGTCGCCGGCTACCCCGATGGCGGCAATCATCTGCTCCTGCTCGCCAAAAATAACACCGGTTACCAGAACCTGATCCAACTCTCGACCATCGGTTACCTCGAAGGGTTCTACCATCGGCCGCGCGTCGACAAGGAGGCGTTGCGCAAGCACGCCGACGGCCTGATCTGTACCTCGGCCTGCCTGCAGGGCGAAGTCTCTTTCCATCTGCGCAACAACAACCACGAGGAAGCCAAACGCGCCGCCTTCGAATTCGCCGACATCTTCGGCAAAGAGAACTTCTATATCGAAGTCCAGGACCATACCATCGCCGATGAAGACCGCGTCCGCCCGTTCCTGCTCAAACTGGCCAAGGAAAGCGGCTTCCAGCTCGTCGCTACCAACGACTGCCACTACCTCCAGCGCGAACACGCCGACGCCCACGACGTGCTCCTCTGTATCCAGACCGGCAAGCAGCTCAACGACAACGACCGCATGCGCTATACCACCGACCAGCTCTACGTCAAATCGGTCGATGAAATGAAAGAGCGCTTTGGCAAGTATCCCAACGCCATTGAGAACACCCTCAAGATCGCCGAGGAATGCAACGTCGAAATCGAACTCGGCAAGAATCACCTGCCCGCCTTCCCGCTGCCGCAAGAACACCAGAGCGCCGATGAGTATCTGACCGAGCTGGCGGAAGCCGGTCTGGCCAAACGCTACGCGGAAATCACCCCGCAACTGCGCGCTCGCCTCGAGTACGAACTCGGCGTCATCAAACAGATGGGCTACGCCGGCTACTTCCTGATCGTGCAGGACTTCACCCGCAAAGCGCGGGAACTCGGCGTCTCGGTCGGCCCCGGCCGCGGCTCTGCCGCCGGCTCAATCGTCTCCTACGTTCTCGGCATCACCAATATCGATCCGGTCAAGTACGATCTGCTCTTCGAGCGCTTCCTCAATCCCGAACGCATCAGCATGCCTGATATCGACATCGACTTCTCCGACCGCGGCCGCGACAAGATCATCAAGTACGTTATCGACAAGTACGGCCAGGAAAACGTCGGCCAGATCATCACCTTCGGCACCATGGCCGCCCGCGGCGTTGTGCGCGACGTTGGCCGCACGCTTGGAATCCCTTACGGCGAAGTCGACAAGATCGCCAAGCTGATCCCGTTCGCGCTCGACATGACGATCGAAAAAGCGCTGAACTTGGAACCGCAACTGACTGAACTGGCTAACGCCGACGCTCGCATCGCCAAATTGCTGGAGCACTCCAAGGTCCTGGAAGGCCTGACGCGCCACGCCTCGACCCACGCCGCCGGCGTCGTGATCGCGCCCTCGCGCTTGACCGACTACGTCCCGCTCCACAAGGGCAGCAAGGACGAAATCACTACCCAGTGGGACATGAAGGCCGTCGAAGAAATCGGCCTGTTGAAGATGGACTTCCTTGGCCTGCGCACCTTGACGGTAATCGATGACACGCTCACTTTGGTGAAACGTAACCGCGATATCGACATCGATATCGACTCAATTCCGCTCGATGATGCGCAGGTCTATAAGCTTTTTGGTGCCGGCCACACGATCGGCATCTTCCAGTTTGAATCCTCCGGCATGCGCGACTACCTCCGCAAACTCAAGCCGGAGAACCTCAACGACCTCGCCGCCATGAACGCCCTCTACCGCCCGGGTCCGCTCAAAGGCGGTGTCGTCGATCTCTACATCGACCGCAAACACGGCCGCGAAAAAGTCGAATACGAGCACCCGCTGCTCGAGTCGATCCTCAAAGACACCTACGGCGTCATCGTCTTCCAGGAACAGGCAATCAAGATCGCTTCTGAGATGGCCGGCTACTCGCTCGGCAAAGCCGATATCCTGCGCAAAGCCATGGGCAAAAAGAACGCCGAATTGATGCGTGCCCAAAAAGAGGAATTCACCGCCGGCTCGCAGCAACGCGGCATCGACAAACCCACCGCCGAAAAAGTCTTCGACTTGATCGAGAAATTCGCCGGTTACGGTTTCAACAAATCTCATTCGGTCGGCTACGCCCTCTTGGCTTACCAGACGGCCTATCTGAAAACGCACTTCCCGCATGAATTCATGGCCGCCGGCATGACCTCCGAAATGGACTCCACCGAACGCATCATCGTCCTGATGGAAGAGTGCCGCCGCATGGGCATCCAGGTGCTGCCCCCCGATGTCAACGAGTCGGAACTCGCCTTCAACGTCGTTGCCGACAAAGTCCGTTTCGCGCTCACCGCCGTCAAAAACGTCGGCCAGGGAGCCGTCGAGGCCATCCTCAAGGCGCGCGCCGAAGGCGGCAAATTCACCACCATCTTCGACCTCTGCGCGCGCGTCGAACTGACCGCCCTCAACCGGCGCACCATCGAATCGCTGATCACCGCCGGTGCCCTCGATTCGCTCGCCGGATCGCGGGCGCAGAAATTCGAGGCCGTTGAACAGGCCCTCAGCTTCGGCCAGTCGATCCAGCGCAAAGAGGCCATCAATCAGTCCGACCTCTTCGGCAGCGGCATCAACGACACCACCATTCAGGAACCCTTGCTGCCGCGTCTGGATGAATGGAATCGCGCCACCCTGCTGCAGAAGGAGAAGGAGGCGCTTGGCTTCTACGTCAGCGGCCATCCCCTCGAAAACTACCGCGTCGAACTGACTGCCTTCGCCACGGTCAACTCCGATGAAATCGGCGACAAGGCCGATGGCGGCGATGTCTCGCTCGGCGGCATCGTCCAGGCGCTCAAAATCAACTACGACAAACAGGGACGGCAGATGGCCTTCATCACCCTCGAGGACTTCTTCGGGGTTATCGAAGTGATCGCTTTTGCCGATCTATTTGAAAAATCGAGACAACTGGTTCATGTTGATGCGCGCCTCCTTTGCCGCGGCCGCGTCTCAACTCGCGAAAACGAAAAGCCCAAACTGATCGCCTCCGAAATTGTCAATCTCGAAGGGCTGTTTAACCAGCGCCCCGCAGTGCTGGAACTGTTCGTGAATGGGAATGCGAACGATAAGTTATTAAATGACATAAACTTAATTTTCACAAAGTACCCGGGTCCTGTTAAGGTCCAGATCTTTCTAATGTCTGGCGAACAGCTCTTCACCCTCACGCCCAAGCGCCTGAAGATCATGCCGGAAGCACCCATGATGGAAGCGCTCGAGCAGCTCGTCGGACGGGAAAACATCAGTTTTCGCAAATCCGGCTGA
- a CDS encoding TlpA family protein disulfide reductase, which translates to MKRLIVAIFAVLVAAASALLVSCGSQSSGGTTAQAATAPGFKLENVAGGTVDFSSYKGKVVLVDFWATWCPPCRRSIPHLADLHKKLSGRGFEVVGISLDNIAKDSVASFARSFQIPYTILMGNPDVAMRWNIGRSIPVAILVNRDGAVVDKVVGFKDAQYWEQKIAQYL; encoded by the coding sequence GTGAAGCGATTAATCGTTGCGATCTTTGCCGTGCTGGTCGCTGCGGCATCAGCGTTGTTGGTTTCGTGCGGCTCGCAAAGCAGCGGCGGCACGACGGCTCAGGCCGCAACGGCCCCCGGATTCAAACTGGAGAATGTTGCCGGCGGAACCGTCGATTTCAGCAGCTACAAGGGCAAGGTCGTCCTCGTCGACTTCTGGGCGACTTGGTGCCCACCGTGCCGGCGCTCGATTCCGCATCTGGCGGACTTGCACAAGAAGCTCTCCGGGCGCGGATTTGAAGTCGTCGGGATCTCGCTCGACAACATCGCCAAAGACTCGGTCGCCAGTTTCGCGCGATCGTTCCAGATACCATACACGATTCTGATGGGCAACCCGGATGTCGCAATGCGCTGGAATATCGGTCGCTCAATTCCGGTCGCCATCCTGGTCAATCGCGACGGCGCCGTCGTCGACAAGGTCGTCGGGTTCAAAGACGCCCAATACTGGGAACAGAAGATCGCTCAGTACCTGTAA
- a CDS encoding rhomboid family intramembrane serine protease yields MFPLRDEVPTRSFPLITVLFIAVNVLVYIYQLTLDEPAVQALVYKWAYIPIEYTHFTQVYPQLAVPYGVTVITSMFMHGGFMHLAGNMLYLWIFGNNVEDNLGKLHFIVFYLLSGIAAVGLHTVLDPNSEVPLIGASGAIAGVLGAYMVLYPKARVHTVIFLGFFVQVVRIPAGVLLIIWFGLQILYGLPGLLSEGGGGVAWFAHVGGFAFGWLYFKLLRRRPAYEPLGY; encoded by the coding sequence ATGTTCCCACTGCGCGACGAAGTCCCGACCCGCTCGTTTCCGCTGATCACGGTGCTGTTCATCGCGGTCAATGTGCTGGTCTACATCTACCAGTTGACTCTCGATGAGCCGGCTGTGCAAGCCCTGGTCTACAAGTGGGCGTACATCCCGATCGAATACACCCACTTCACCCAGGTCTATCCGCAACTGGCCGTACCCTACGGCGTCACCGTCATCACCAGCATGTTCATGCACGGCGGCTTCATGCACCTCGCCGGCAACATGCTCTACCTTTGGATCTTCGGTAACAACGTCGAGGACAATCTCGGCAAGTTGCACTTCATCGTCTTCTACCTGCTCTCCGGTATCGCGGCCGTCGGCCTGCACACCGTCCTCGATCCCAACTCGGAGGTCCCGCTCATCGGCGCCTCCGGTGCCATCGCCGGCGTGCTCGGCGCCTATATGGTTCTGTATCCAAAAGCGCGCGTGCATACCGTCATCTTTCTTGGCTTTTTCGTCCAGGTCGTGCGCATTCCGGCCGGGGTATTGTTGATCATCTGGTTCGGCCTGCAGATCCTCTACGGTCTGCCGGGTCTGCTCAGCGAAGGCGGCGGTGGCGTCGCTTGGTTCGCCCACGTCGGCGGCTTCGCCTTCGGCTGGCTTTACTTCAAACTCCTCCGGCGGCGACCGGCGTACGAACCTTTGGGATACTGA
- a CDS encoding adenosine-specific kinase, producing the protein MNLEAVKIEMPEGCNLIFGMTHFIKSVEDLHEMMVNSVPGVKFGLAFSEASGDRLVRYSGNDPGLAQAAADNVKRFACGHCFLIFMRDGYPVNVLQSLKNVYEVVTVFCATANPVEAVIARTAQGGAILGVVDGEPPLGIEDDVAKQKRHAFLRTIGYKL; encoded by the coding sequence ATGAACCTGGAAGCGGTCAAAATCGAAATGCCGGAAGGCTGCAATCTGATTTTCGGCATGACGCACTTTATCAAGTCCGTGGAAGACCTGCACGAAATGATGGTCAACTCCGTGCCGGGTGTGAAATTCGGCCTGGCCTTCAGCGAAGCCTCCGGTGACCGGCTGGTGCGCTACTCCGGCAACGACCCCGGCCTCGCCCAGGCCGCGGCCGACAACGTCAAGCGCTTCGCCTGTGGCCACTGTTTCCTCATCTTCATGCGTGACGGCTACCCGGTCAATGTGCTGCAAAGTTTGAAGAACGTGTACGAGGTGGTGACCGTCTTCTGCGCCACCGCCAATCCCGTCGAGGCCGTCATCGCGCGCACCGCACAGGGCGGCGCAATTCTCGGCGTCGTCGACGGCGAACCGCCGCTCGGCATCGAAGACGACGTCGCCAAACAAAAACGCCACGCCTTCCTGCGGACGATCGGCTACAAGCTGTAA
- a CDS encoding M23 family metallopeptidase, translating into MNISAIRTAALAIMMAAIAFAAPAEPYLWPLPFGKELTSIFGDSRTRRYHLGIDMRTNGEIGKVVVAPMAGYISRIRTSYFGYGKALHLTMKDGNSAVFAHLSRFTPVIEEFVRQKQIASETYNQDIELTAGKFDVRQGDTIAYSGSTGVGAPHLHFEVRTSGNVPLNPLTLPGLNVADNSPPEFRSLRLIGFGNDDLAAALGWTLEYKFRKSPGTAEYTVNTPLPCGLDDYWLAVEAVDRVGISTWNKPVYEIEARASGREFYRLKYDRVAFEDNYLIDAQRNFDQSVLGNQEFYNLVPLKLPQTASGICAWFGDQIAPLEIVARDAAGNSARATVSFYDAHASDAKGFRPRPDTLKLAKLLQKYGDVPKGKLGAAMIPAGNRLFLLVQTPDSRVESVTANSSSALESASQPAILTNIAGRFWIGAIDSLAATGALIAGDSLTIAVKSSGVTDFANVPVNCGRIFTDASSAGTLKSRDGAFVVKFAPYSDAFFPLDPNLYFRLDRESNGKFAVYKPAPDVVPLIKPVTYEFDLGGPIPRGAGLYSVEGNKRYYLGGETKGNVISVQANTLAAITVQQDTLPPTFRRVRPAANAIVTTAKPAVTFAISDDLSGIRDKIDVYIDGRWVIPVYDYESGTVMAEPHFNLTRGKHKLEIKAADKQGNVARYVCEFTYGSRKKK; encoded by the coding sequence ATGAATATTTCAGCAATTCGAACGGCCGCGCTCGCGATCATGATGGCCGCTATCGCTTTCGCCGCGCCCGCCGAGCCGTATCTCTGGCCCCTGCCGTTTGGCAAGGAGCTTACCTCCATCTTCGGCGACTCCCGCACCCGCCGCTACCACCTCGGCATCGACATGCGCACCAACGGCGAAATCGGCAAGGTCGTGGTCGCGCCGATGGCCGGCTACATCAGCCGCATCCGCACCTCCTACTTTGGCTACGGCAAAGCGCTCCATCTGACTATGAAAGACGGCAATTCCGCGGTGTTTGCGCACCTCAGCCGCTTCACTCCCGTCATCGAAGAATTCGTCCGCCAAAAACAGATCGCGAGCGAAACCTACAACCAGGATATCGAGCTGACGGCAGGGAAGTTTGACGTCCGCCAGGGTGACACCATCGCGTACTCGGGATCGACCGGCGTCGGCGCGCCTCATCTGCATTTCGAGGTGCGCACGTCGGGTAACGTGCCGCTCAACCCGCTGACCTTGCCTGGCTTGAACGTCGCCGACAACTCCCCGCCCGAATTTCGCTCCTTGCGCTTGATTGGTTTCGGCAACGACGACTTGGCCGCTGCACTGGGCTGGACGCTCGAATACAAGTTCCGCAAGTCGCCCGGTACTGCCGAATATACGGTCAACACACCGCTGCCGTGCGGACTCGACGATTATTGGCTGGCCGTCGAAGCCGTCGACCGTGTCGGTATCAGCACCTGGAACAAGCCGGTCTATGAAATCGAAGCGCGTGCGTCGGGCCGCGAATTCTACCGGCTCAAGTATGACCGCGTCGCTTTCGAGGACAACTATCTGATCGACGCGCAGCGCAACTTCGACCAGTCGGTCCTCGGCAATCAGGAATTCTACAACCTCGTCCCGCTCAAACTGCCGCAAACCGCATCCGGCATCTGCGCTTGGTTCGGCGATCAAATCGCGCCGCTGGAAATCGTTGCCCGCGATGCCGCCGGCAACTCCGCCCGCGCCACCGTGTCCTTCTACGACGCGCATGCGTCGGACGCCAAGGGCTTCCGTCCCCGACCGGATACTCTCAAGCTGGCCAAGCTTCTCCAGAAGTATGGCGATGTCCCCAAGGGCAAGCTCGGCGCCGCAATGATCCCCGCCGGCAATCGGCTGTTCCTGCTGGTTCAGACTCCTGACTCCCGCGTCGAATCCGTCACTGCGAACTCTTCGTCGGCACTGGAATCGGCAAGTCAACCCGCTATTCTCACCAACATCGCCGGCCGCTTCTGGATCGGCGCCATCGACTCGCTGGCCGCAACCGGCGCCTTGATCGCCGGCGACTCGCTCACAATCGCCGTCAAATCCTCCGGCGTTACCGACTTCGCCAACGTCCCAGTCAACTGCGGCCGCATCTTTACCGACGCCTCTTCCGCCGGCACACTGAAGAGCCGCGACGGCGCTTTCGTCGTCAAATTCGCGCCATACTCGGACGCCTTCTTCCCGCTCGATCCCAATCTCTACTTTCGCCTCGATCGCGAATCCAACGGCAAGTTTGCCGTCTACAAACCCGCTCCCGACGTCGTACCGCTGATCAAGCCCGTCACTTACGAATTCGACCTGGGCGGCCCGATTCCTCGCGGCGCCGGGCTCTATTCAGTGGAAGGGAACAAGCGCTACTACCTCGGTGGCGAGACCAAAGGGAATGTGATTTCCGTGCAGGCCAACACGCTGGCGGCCATAACCGTGCAGCAGGATACTCTCCCGCCGACCTTCCGGCGTGTTCGCCCGGCCGCCAATGCCATTGTCACGACCGCCAAACCTGCCGTCACCTTCGCGATCAGCGACGACCTCTCCGGTATCCGCGACAAGATTGACGTCTACATCGACGGCCGCTGGGTCATCCCGGTCTATGACTACGAGTCCGGCACGGTCATGGCCGAGCCGCACTTCAATCTGACCAGAGGCAAACACAAGCTGGAGATCAAAGCCGCCGACAAGCAGGGCAATGTCGCCCGCTATGTCTGCGAATTTACCTACGGCAGCCGCAAGAAAAAGTAG
- a CDS encoding PorV/PorQ family protein → MQSPIRRFITACFVLVVCFDAASAAKYANEAFVLGAHARALAMGGSAASFTDDPTAVYYNPAGLALVERQQVALLHSETFGSLVNHDFLAYARPLTLRDKSGAGAIGIYRVGGGGIILTEKDPNTGGPKIISEEGHYDYLVLVGGGLRLSDRWRLGGAAKVVLRSLAGNSAWGLGLDAGLQYGRRDDLTFGATLTNATSTFLSYDNGTTESIVPALRLGASYRLVVDDFSVRAAADGDILFEGRDESAQLAIGGASLDTHLGGEIGYHEIVYFRGGADIGRLTLGIGLRYQRFRLDGAFMDHSDLDNSYRVSLNIEL, encoded by the coding sequence ATGCAAAGCCCAATTCGACGATTCATAACCGCTTGTTTCGTGCTGGTCGTCTGCTTCGACGCCGCTTCGGCGGCGAAATACGCCAACGAAGCTTTCGTTCTCGGCGCCCATGCCCGCGCCCTCGCCATGGGCGGCAGCGCTGCCTCGTTCACTGATGATCCCACCGCCGTCTATTACAACCCGGCCGGCTTGGCCCTCGTGGAGCGGCAACAGGTAGCCTTGCTCCATTCGGAGACCTTCGGCTCGCTCGTCAACCATGATTTCCTGGCCTACGCCCGGCCGCTTACTCTTCGCGACAAGTCGGGCGCCGGCGCCATCGGCATCTACCGTGTCGGCGGCGGTGGCATCATTCTTACCGAGAAGGATCCGAACACCGGCGGTCCGAAGATCATCTCCGAAGAAGGGCATTACGATTACCTCGTGCTGGTCGGCGGCGGACTCCGCTTGTCTGACCGCTGGCGCCTCGGCGGTGCGGCCAAAGTTGTTCTGCGCTCGCTCGCCGGGAATTCCGCCTGGGGCCTCGGACTCGATGCCGGCCTGCAGTACGGCCGCCGTGACGACCTGACGTTTGGCGCAACCCTCACCAACGCCACCTCGACCTTCCTGTCATACGACAACGGCACCACCGAATCGATCGTGCCGGCACTGCGACTCGGCGCCTCGTATCGTCTGGTCGTCGATGACTTCTCCGTCCGGGCAGCGGCCGATGGCGACATCTTGTTCGAGGGCCGCGATGAGTCCGCGCAACTGGCAATCGGCGGCGCCTCTCTCGATACCCACCTCGGTGGGGAAATCGGCTATCACGAAATCGTCTACTTCCGCGGCGGCGCCGACATCGGCCGCCTGACCTTGGGTATCGGCCTGCGCTACCAGCGCTTCCGCCTCGACGGCGCCTTTATGGACCACAGCGACCTTGACAATTCGTACCGGGTTTCGCTTAATATCGAACTCTGA
- a CDS encoding thioredoxin family protein gives MANDNRQLKRLPIGLPLAIVCAAFIVVPLLIAHAEEKSGDLITWMKYDQALAKAKKENKHVIVNFTTSWCGWCKKMKASTYRNPEVVKTIGDRFVAAVVDGDSYDVLKLNDGDITEKGLTLQYGVRGYPTTWFLEPSGAKIAPAPGYIDSTAMQYILDYVGNNYNDEMAFTDYITLQQKLGTVRPQAKLKLGMTAAQVKASWGAPQSVETKTLPQGPAEDWLYSDNVSLTFRGGKLYGVTDRATAATPVKEKAAKP, from the coding sequence TTGGCTAACGACAACCGACAACTCAAGCGACTTCCGATCGGGCTTCCGCTCGCTATCGTCTGCGCCGCCTTTATCGTCGTGCCGCTGCTCATCGCCCACGCCGAGGAAAAATCCGGCGATCTGATTACGTGGATGAAGTACGATCAGGCACTGGCCAAGGCCAAGAAAGAAAACAAGCACGTCATCGTCAATTTCACCACATCCTGGTGCGGCTGGTGCAAGAAGATGAAGGCCTCCACCTACCGCAATCCCGAGGTCGTGAAAACCATCGGCGACCGTTTCGTCGCCGCCGTCGTCGACGGCGACTCCTACGATGTCCTCAAGCTTAACGACGGGGATATCACCGAGAAGGGTCTGACTCTGCAATACGGCGTCCGCGGCTATCCGACCACTTGGTTCCTGGAGCCCTCCGGCGCCAAGATCGCCCCCGCCCCGGGATATATCGATTCTACCGCCATGCAGTACATACTTGACTACGTGGGTAATAATTATAATGACGAAATGGCCTTCACTGATTATATTACCCTCCAGCAGAAATTGGGAACGGTTCGCCCACAGGCGAAACTGAAATTGGGTATGACGGCGGCCCAGGTGAAAGCCAGTTGGGGCGCGCCGCAATCGGTGGAAACTAAGACGCTTCCGCAAGGTCCGGCAGAAGATTGGCTGTACTCGGATAATGTCAGCCTCACTTTCCGCGGCGGAAAACTGTATGGCGTGACCGATCGCGCCACCGCCGCGACCCCGGTTAAGGAGAAGGCGGCCAAGCCGTGA
- a CDS encoding heavy-metal-associated domain-containing protein codes for MRRFAFICMAVALAVLVAAPAMFACDGAKTEKASASGCGDKAKVTTTAATNDNATVQKVGATCGSKDGAMKAGASCTGKEGATKAGATCTAAEKAACMGGAKTTTAGATLPNGHPSVSVAEALKCGDAKVAFVSVDKMHCNGCVESINKAIGSIDGVCAVETSLEKKTSTIVFHADKVKTDDVINTISKAGYVASLKTDCTEDMKAVFGSSMTPEQCQKQCANSATCTKSKETKTSES; via the coding sequence ATGAGACGATTCGCCTTTATCTGTATGGCCGTCGCACTGGCAGTCTTAGTGGCGGCTCCGGCGATGTTCGCCTGTGACGGCGCGAAGACCGAGAAGGCTTCAGCCTCCGGCTGCGGCGACAAGGCCAAAGTGACGACGACGGCGGCGACCAATGACAATGCCACCGTGCAGAAAGTCGGCGCGACCTGCGGCTCGAAAGACGGCGCGATGAAGGCCGGTGCCTCGTGTACCGGTAAGGAAGGCGCGACCAAGGCCGGTGCGACCTGCACCGCGGCTGAGAAAGCGGCCTGCATGGGCGGCGCCAAAACCACCACTGCTGGCGCAACCCTGCCGAACGGCCATCCGTCCGTCTCGGTCGCGGAAGCCCTGAAGTGCGGCGACGCGAAAGTGGCGTTCGTCAGCGTTGACAAGATGCACTGCAACGGCTGCGTTGAGTCGATCAACAAAGCTATTGGCAGCATCGACGGCGTCTGCGCGGTCGAAACCAGCCTTGAGAAGAAAACCTCGACCATCGTCTTCCATGCCGACAAGGTTAAGACCGACGATGTCATCAACACCATCTCGAAGGCCGGCTATGTCGCCAGCCTCAAGACCGACTGCACCGAAGACATGAAGGCCGTGTTCGGCTCCAGCATGACTCCGGAACAGTGCCAGAAGCAGTGTGCCAACTCTGCTACGTGCACCAAGTCGAAGGAAACCAAAACCAGCGAGTCGTAA